The following coding sequences lie in one Flavobacterium cyclinae genomic window:
- the folE gene encoding GTP cyclohydrolase I FolE, whose product MTQNEDFQDEIGNDHIATSAQTPLRNDAFAISDEEKIELIKKDVEHILNTLGLDLTDDSLKGTPNRVAKMFVKEIFGGLNPNKKPGSSTFDNKYKYGEMLVEKNIVVYSTCEHHLLPIVGRAHVAYISNGTVVGLSKMNRIVDYYAKRPQVQERLTIQVVQELQKVLGTEDVACVIDAKHLCVNSRGIRDIESSTVTAEFGGKFKEDKVRREFLDYIKLDTQF is encoded by the coding sequence ATGACACAGAACGAGGATTTTCAGGACGAAATAGGAAATGACCATATTGCTACAAGTGCACAAACTCCGTTAAGAAATGATGCATTTGCAATTTCTGATGAAGAAAAAATAGAATTGATCAAAAAAGATGTTGAACATATTCTTAACACTTTAGGATTAGATTTAACGGATGACAGTTTAAAAGGAACACCTAATCGAGTAGCAAAAATGTTTGTTAAAGAAATTTTTGGTGGTTTAAATCCAAATAAAAAACCAGGTTCTTCTACTTTTGACAATAAATATAAGTATGGTGAAATGTTAGTTGAAAAAAACATTGTAGTTTATTCCACTTGTGAACACCACTTATTACCTATTGTAGGTCGTGCTCATGTGGCTTATATTTCTAACGGAACTGTTGTAGGTTTATCTAAAATGAACCGAATTGTAGATTACTATGCTAAACGTCCTCAAGTTCAAGAACGTCTAACTATCCAAGTGGTTCAAGAATTACAAAAAGTATTAGGCACAGAAGATGTAGCTTGCGTGATTGATGCCAAACATTTATGTGTGAACTCTAGAGGCATTCGCGATATTGAAAGCAGTACAGTTACGGCTGAATTTGGTGGAAAATTTAAAGAAGATAAAGTTAGAAGAGAGTTTTTAGATTATATTAAATTGGATACGCAGTTTTAG
- the cysS gene encoding cysteine--tRNA ligase, whose amino-acid sequence MELYKNQNLTIYNTLSGDKETFTPIHEGNIGMYVCGPTVYSNVHLGNVRTFMSFDVIFRYLQHLGYKVRYVRNITDAGHLTDDGDVDNDRFVKQSRLEKLEPMEIVQKYTVDFHKVLDTFNFLPPTIEPTATGHILEQIELTQKLIDTGFAYESNGSVYFDVFAYNQKGMNYGELSNRNIEELFANTRDLDGQSEKKNPQDFALWKNASPAHIMRWNSPWGEGFPGWHLECTAMSTKYLGETFDIHGGGMDLKFPHHECEVAQGKACNGHSPVNFWMHTNMLTMNGLRMSKSTGNYILPMELVTGENTFFEKPFQPNIVRFCFLQAHYRSVLDISNDAMLASEKGYSRLMESYKLIPMLKASNVSTLDIAAWKQSCYDAMNDDFNTPILIAQLFEGARYINLVNDGKESLTADAIQLLQNTISSFLFDVLGISNEATSGNSNTTEKLSGVVEMLIGMRNEARANKNFALSDQIRDQLLALGIQLKDGKEGTSFTF is encoded by the coding sequence ATGGAATTATACAAAAATCAAAACTTAACAATATACAATACGCTTTCGGGCGATAAGGAAACCTTTACTCCTATTCATGAGGGAAATATTGGAATGTATGTTTGCGGCCCTACGGTTTACAGCAATGTGCACTTAGGCAACGTGCGTACGTTTATGAGTTTTGATGTGATTTTCCGTTATTTACAACATTTAGGCTACAAAGTTAGATACGTTAGAAATATTACCGATGCCGGACATTTAACTGATGATGGCGATGTGGATAACGACCGTTTTGTGAAACAATCGCGCTTAGAAAAATTAGAACCTATGGAAATCGTACAGAAATATACGGTGGATTTTCACAAGGTTTTGGATACCTTTAATTTTCTTCCACCAACGATTGAACCAACAGCAACGGGACATATATTAGAGCAAATTGAGTTAACCCAAAAATTGATTGATACCGGATTTGCTTACGAAAGCAATGGCTCGGTTTATTTTGATGTGTTTGCTTACAACCAAAAAGGAATGAATTATGGCGAATTGAGTAACCGTAACATCGAAGAACTTTTTGCTAATACGCGCGACTTAGACGGACAAAGCGAAAAGAAAAATCCGCAAGATTTTGCCCTTTGGAAAAACGCTTCTCCAGCACATATTATGCGATGGAACTCGCCTTGGGGTGAAGGTTTTCCGGGTTGGCATTTAGAGTGTACAGCGATGAGTACGAAATACTTGGGCGAAACATTTGATATTCATGGTGGTGGAATGGATTTGAAATTTCCGCATCATGAGTGTGAAGTTGCTCAAGGAAAAGCTTGTAACGGACATTCGCCAGTGAATTTTTGGATGCATACCAATATGTTAACCATGAACGGTTTGCGCATGAGTAAATCGACAGGTAATTATATTCTTCCAATGGAATTGGTTACAGGTGAAAATACGTTTTTTGAAAAACCTTTCCAACCGAATATTGTACGTTTTTGTTTCTTACAAGCGCATTATAGAAGTGTTTTAGATATTTCTAACGATGCCATGTTAGCTAGTGAAAAAGGCTATTCTCGTTTAATGGAATCGTATAAATTAATTCCGATGTTGAAAGCAAGCAATGTTTCTACTTTAGATATTGCGGCTTGGAAACAAAGCTGTTATGATGCGATGAACGACGATTTTAACACACCTATTTTAATTGCACAATTATTTGAAGGTGCGCGTTACATTAATTTGGTAAACGACGGAAAAGAATCGTTAACTGCTGATGCTATTCAGTTATTACAAAATACGATTTCAAGTTTCTTGTTTGATGTGTTAGGAATTAGTAATGAAGCTACTTCAGGAAATTCCAATACTACTGAAAAATTAAGTGGTGTTGTTGAAATGTTAATTGGAATGCGAAACGAAGCTAGAGCAAACAAAAACTTTGCTTTATCGGACCAAATTCGTGACCAATTATTAGCGTTAGGCATTCAATTAAAAGACGGAAAAGAAGGAACTAGTTTTACTTTTTAA
- the yidD gene encoding membrane protein insertion efficiency factor YidD has product MCSQHQSKYPQTLKQWLIYPLVLLVRFYQVGISPFTPATCRFEPTCSSYTIQALQKHGVFKGSWLALKRIFSCHPWGRSGYDPVP; this is encoded by the coding sequence ATGTGTAGCCAACACCAATCGAAATATCCACAAACACTGAAACAATGGTTGATTTATCCGTTAGTTTTATTGGTGCGATTTTATCAAGTTGGGATTTCACCTTTCACACCAGCAACTTGCCGATTTGAACCGACATGTTCTAGTTATACCATTCAAGCGCTTCAGAAACATGGTGTTTTTAAAGGTAGTTGGTTAGCTTTGAAACGTATTTTTAGTTGCCATCCTTGGGGAAGAAGTGGCTATGATCCTGTGCCTTGA
- the lgt gene encoding prolipoprotein diacylglyceryl transferase, with product MIYALNMVWNPSEGIDLGIFMLRFYSLTWVLAFGLGWYVMKPIFTREDEPIDSLDKLFIYTLIATMLGARLGHVIFYQSELFYQDPLSILLPISTKPTLHFTGFAGLASHGAAIAIIMTMFYIQRRVIKRSFLWILDRIVIPVSLGAVFIRLGNFFNSEIVGTETTSSFGIKFLRDTYSPNDAMQITHIGNKNEAYQAIATNPQFAEYLAAVTPKHPAQLYEAICYVFVFAILMFLYWKTNARNKPGYLFGLFLVLLWSIRFVVEYVKESQGGFEHYTIFNALSTGQWLSIPFIFIGIYFVIKAKEIKEV from the coding sequence ATGATTTACGCATTAAATATGGTTTGGAATCCTTCTGAAGGGATTGATTTAGGAATTTTCATGTTACGTTTTTACAGCCTTACTTGGGTATTGGCTTTTGGATTAGGTTGGTATGTAATGAAACCAATTTTCACAAGAGAAGATGAACCGATAGATTCATTAGATAAATTATTTATTTACACATTAATAGCTACTATGCTAGGAGCTCGTTTAGGACATGTAATTTTTTATCAATCTGAATTATTTTACCAAGATCCTCTCAGTATTTTGTTACCAATAAGCACCAAACCCACATTGCATTTTACAGGATTTGCAGGATTGGCGAGTCACGGAGCGGCAATTGCTATTATCATGACTATGTTTTACATTCAAAGAAGAGTTATCAAACGTTCCTTTTTATGGATTTTAGACCGAATTGTAATACCTGTTTCGTTAGGAGCAGTTTTTATTCGTTTGGGGAATTTCTTTAACTCTGAAATCGTAGGAACTGAAACTACTTCATCGTTTGGGATTAAATTCTTAAGGGATACATATAGCCCAAATGACGCAATGCAGATCACTCATATAGGTAATAAAAATGAAGCTTATCAAGCGATTGCTACAAACCCTCAATTTGCAGAATATTTAGCAGCTGTAACACCAAAACACCCAGCGCAATTATACGAGGCTATTTGCTATGTTTTTGTTTTTGCTATTTTAATGTTTTTATATTGGAAAACAAATGCTAGAAACAAACCAGGTTATTTATTTGGATTGTTCTTAGTCTTACTATGGTCGATTCGTTTTGTGGTAGAATATGTTAAGGAAAGTCAAGGAGGTTTTGAGCATTACACAATCTTTAATGCTTTATCAACAGGACAATGGTTAAGTATTCCGTTTATATTTATTGGAATTTACTTTGTAATAAAAGCAAAAGAAATTAAAGAGGTTTAA
- a CDS encoding IS256 family transposase, variant Zn-binding type, with amino-acid sequence MRENKQRFKCRDCGQLFTSSNKSVSDSNKQIWFKNWIIGKDTFDKISTESGYSKSTLQRYFSKMLAKAPVLEFSSTDEIYLVIDGTYFSNDICLVVYRNYHLKLTQLYRLSDGEHFEEIAEDLQNLINLGIKIKSITSDGDKSSIKAIKKVCPKVPFQRCLVHISRMCRIWLTQHPKHKSGFELKQIAIKIHHIDTEYKKQLWLMELIQWEEEYRDFINQKSYNTETGRYWYTHKMVRRSFMVIKKALPNMFLYLKDDKIPNSTNALESFFGHLKGNLNIHRGLSLKNRKNFLKWYLYYKNEIYK; translated from the coding sequence ATTAGAGAAAATAAACAACGTTTTAAGTGCAGGGATTGTGGTCAATTATTTACTTCAAGTAATAAATCTGTTTCTGATTCCAATAAACAAATTTGGTTTAAAAACTGGATAATTGGGAAAGATACTTTTGACAAAATATCTACTGAATCAGGATATAGTAAAAGTACTTTACAACGTTATTTTTCTAAAATGTTAGCCAAAGCTCCTGTTTTGGAGTTTAGTTCTACAGATGAAATTTATTTAGTTATTGATGGAACTTATTTTTCAAATGATATTTGCTTAGTAGTTTACAGAAATTATCATTTAAAACTAACGCAATTATATAGATTGAGCGATGGAGAACATTTTGAAGAAATTGCAGAAGATTTACAAAACTTAATAAATCTAGGAATAAAAATTAAAAGCATAACTTCTGATGGTGATAAATCATCCATCAAAGCAATTAAGAAAGTATGCCCTAAAGTGCCTTTTCAAAGATGTTTAGTTCATATTTCTAGAATGTGTAGAATATGGCTAACACAGCATCCAAAACATAAATCAGGATTTGAACTCAAACAGATTGCAATAAAAATACATCACATTGACACTGAATATAAAAAACAATTATGGTTAATGGAACTCATACAATGGGAAGAAGAATACCGAGACTTTATCAATCAAAAATCATATAATACAGAAACAGGAAGATATTGGTACACTCATAAAATGGTAAGAAGGTCATTTATGGTAATAAAAAAAGCTTTACCTAATATGTTTTTATATTTAAAAGATGATAAAATCCCTAATTCAACTAATGCTTTAGAATCATTCTTTGGGCATTTAAAAGGTAACTTAAACATTCATAGAGGATTAAGTTTAAAGAATAGAAAGAACTTTTTAAAATGGTATTTGTATTATAAAAACGAAATCTATAAATAG
- the secDF gene encoding protein translocase subunit SecDF, whose product MQNRGLIKFFAIIFALVCVYQLSFTFVANSVVSDAKAFAKGDTAKELRYLDSIGKEEVYPVLGFTYNKVREQQINKGLDLEGGLNVILQISVKDVLKGLANNSKNKAFNQALADAKTNQQGNQDYIDAFFQAANAANVNLAAADVFGNRNLDDVIKFDMTNKQVEPIIKQKVQESVESAFKVLRERIDKFGVTQPNIQLLGNSGRILVELPGAKDVDRIKKLLQSTAQLEFWETYKIEDVGQYLMSVEDALKKTEVAVKEAPVKTSGIDSLLTDKADTTAAKNSPFLGKMIAPGMQGAPYVGTFATKDTAAINAFFKRDDIKALLPANLANVKFAWGKTNAKTPDVTELYALKGTRDNVAPLSGGVIVDARDTFDQLGKPAVSMQMNGNGARKWEQITGAVSQQGNAIAIVLDNIVYSAPGVSKGAITGGQSEISGNFTIEETKDLANILRAGKLPAAAEIVQSEVVGPSLGQEAIDNGLLSFIIGFSLVLLWMVVYYGKTGFYANLALLVNILFIFGTLASFGAVLTLPGIAGIVLTIGMAVDANVIIFERAKEELDNGKSVQEATDYAFTWKGAMSSIVDANVTTAITAVILLVFGTGPIRGFATTLLIGIFTSVVTAVFITRMFLDWSLSKNEKLAYSTSLTRTWFKNLNIDFLGKKKMAYAISGILVALSIFSLATKGLNQGVDFVGGRTYQVRFDKAVSAPEVTADLVAVFESAEAKIYGSNNQLKITTKYKVDQEGEGVDEEVNRKLYEGLKKHLPANLKYEEFANLYEGKQIGILSSAKVTGTISKDIKTNSLWAVLGSLFVVFVYLMISFRRWQFGFGAVAAVAHDVIIVLGIFSFAYSFLPFNMEIDQAFIAAILTVIGYSLNDTVIVFDRVREYLDYNSSPDFKGLVNKALNTTLSRTINTSATTLVVLIAIFIFGGETIRGFVFAILVGILVGTYSSLFVATPVMTDAIGEKEGRKMAEFKKED is encoded by the coding sequence ATGCAGAATAGAGGACTTATTAAATTTTTCGCAATTATCTTTGCTTTGGTATGTGTTTACCAGCTTTCTTTTACTTTCGTAGCGAATAGTGTAGTTTCTGATGCAAAAGCTTTTGCTAAAGGAGATACAGCTAAGGAATTACGTTATTTAGATTCTATAGGGAAAGAAGAAGTGTATCCTGTTTTAGGGTTTACTTACAACAAAGTAAGAGAACAACAAATCAACAAAGGTCTTGACTTAGAAGGAGGATTAAACGTTATTCTTCAAATTTCGGTTAAAGATGTTTTAAAAGGATTGGCAAATAATTCTAAAAATAAAGCATTCAACCAAGCGCTTGCTGATGCAAAAACAAATCAACAAGGAAATCAAGATTACATTGATGCTTTCTTTCAAGCAGCAAATGCTGCAAACGTAAATTTAGCAGCAGCTGATGTTTTTGGAAACAGAAACTTAGATGATGTTATTAAGTTTGATATGACTAACAAACAAGTTGAGCCAATTATCAAACAAAAAGTTCAAGAATCAGTAGAAAGTGCTTTCAAAGTATTAAGAGAGCGTATTGATAAATTTGGAGTTACTCAACCTAATATTCAATTGTTAGGAAATTCTGGTAGAATCTTAGTTGAGTTGCCAGGAGCTAAAGATGTTGATCGTATTAAAAAATTATTACAAAGTACAGCTCAATTAGAGTTCTGGGAAACGTATAAAATTGAAGATGTAGGTCAATATTTAATGTCAGTAGAAGATGCATTAAAGAAAACTGAAGTTGCTGTTAAAGAAGCTCCAGTTAAAACATCGGGTATCGATTCATTATTAACTGATAAAGCAGATACAACAGCTGCTAAAAATAGTCCATTCTTAGGAAAAATGATTGCTCCAGGAATGCAAGGTGCTCCATACGTTGGAACTTTTGCTACTAAAGATACTGCAGCTATTAATGCATTTTTCAAAAGAGATGACATCAAAGCTTTATTACCAGCTAATTTAGCTAATGTAAAATTTGCTTGGGGAAAAACAAATGCAAAAACTCCAGATGTTACTGAGTTATATGCTTTAAAAGGAACAAGAGATAATGTGGCGCCATTAAGTGGTGGAGTAATTGTTGATGCAAGAGATACTTTTGATCAATTAGGTAAGCCTGCAGTTTCAATGCAAATGAATGGAAATGGTGCAAGAAAATGGGAACAAATTACAGGTGCTGTTTCTCAACAAGGAAATGCAATTGCAATTGTTTTAGATAACATTGTGTATTCTGCGCCAGGAGTAAGTAAAGGAGCTATAACAGGAGGTCAGTCAGAAATTTCTGGAAACTTTACAATCGAAGAAACAAAAGACTTGGCTAATATTTTAAGAGCAGGTAAATTACCAGCTGCTGCTGAAATTGTTCAGTCAGAAGTAGTAGGGCCATCATTAGGTCAGGAAGCTATTGATAATGGTTTATTATCATTCATCATCGGGTTCTCTCTAGTACTTTTATGGATGGTTGTTTACTATGGTAAAACAGGTTTCTATGCTAACTTAGCGTTATTAGTAAATATCTTATTCATTTTTGGAACATTAGCTAGTTTTGGTGCTGTATTAACATTACCAGGTATTGCTGGTATTGTGTTAACAATAGGTATGGCAGTTGATGCGAACGTTATTATCTTTGAAAGAGCAAAAGAAGAGTTAGATAATGGTAAATCAGTTCAAGAAGCAACAGATTATGCTTTCACTTGGAAAGGTGCCATGTCTTCAATTGTAGATGCTAACGTTACAACTGCAATTACAGCTGTTATATTATTAGTTTTTGGAACAGGACCTATCAGAGGTTTTGCAACTACATTATTAATAGGTATTTTTACTTCTGTAGTAACAGCGGTATTTATTACAAGAATGTTTTTAGATTGGAGTTTAAGTAAAAATGAAAAATTAGCTTACTCAACTTCATTAACAAGAACTTGGTTCAAAAACTTGAATATCGATTTCTTAGGGAAAAAGAAAATGGCTTACGCAATTTCAGGAATTTTAGTTGCTTTAAGTATCTTTTCTTTAGCTACTAAAGGATTAAATCAAGGTGTTGATTTCGTGGGAGGTAGAACCTATCAAGTTCGTTTTGATAAAGCGGTTTCTGCTCCAGAAGTTACTGCAGATTTAGTAGCGGTTTTTGAAAGTGCTGAAGCTAAAATTTATGGTAGTAATAATCAGTTAAAAATTACTACAAAATATAAAGTAGATCAAGAAGGAGAAGGAGTAGATGAAGAAGTTAATCGTAAATTATATGAAGGGTTAAAGAAACATCTTCCAGCTAACTTAAAATACGAAGAATTTGCAAACTTATATGAAGGAAAGCAAATAGGTATTTTATCTTCTGCAAAAGTAACAGGAACGATTTCAAAAGATATTAAAACAAACTCATTATGGGCAGTATTAGGATCTTTATTTGTAGTTTTCGTTTACTTAATGATTAGTTTCCGTAGATGGCAGTTTGGTTTTGGTGCAGTTGCTGCGGTTGCTCATGACGTAATTATTGTATTAGGTATTTTCTCTTTTGCATATTCATTCTTACCATTCAACATGGAAATTGACCAAGCATTTATTGCTGCAATTTTAACGGTAATTGGTTATTCATTGAATGATACTGTAATTGTTTTTGACAGAGTACGTGAATACTTAGATTATAATTCATCTCCTGATTTTAAAGGATTAGTAAATAAAGCGTTAAACACTACTTTAAGTAGAACGATTAATACTTCGGCTACTACATTAGTGGTATTGATTGCTATCTTTATCTTTGGTGGAGAAACAATTAGAGGATTCGTATTTGCAATTTTAGTAGGTATTTTAGTAGGTACTTATTCTTCATTGTTTGTTGCAACTCCAGTTATGACTGATGCAATTGGTGAGAAAGAAGGTCGTAAAATGGCTGAATTTAAGAAAGAAGACTAA
- the mdh gene encoding malate dehydrogenase, with the protein MKVTIVGAGNVGATCADVISYRGIASEVVLVDIKEGFAEGKAMDIMQCATTTVFNTQLSGTTGDYSKTAGSDVVVITSGIPRKPGMTREELIGINAGIVKSVADNVLTHSPNAIIVVVSNPMDTMTYLTLKATGLPKNRVIGMGGALDSSRFKYYLSKALDKPANDVQGMVIGGHGDTTMIPLTRLASYNGVPVSNFLSQAELDKVAADTMVGGATLTGLLGTSAWYAPGASVAYLVDSILNDQKRMIPCSVFLEGEYGQEDICMGVPCIIGKNGVEKIVDVQLNDAEKALFAKSADAVRNMNADLKSVL; encoded by the coding sequence ATGAAAGTAACAATAGTTGGTGCGGGTAACGTAGGTGCAACATGTGCAGATGTTATTTCGTACAGAGGAATTGCAAGCGAAGTAGTATTAGTTGATATCAAAGAAGGTTTTGCCGAAGGTAAAGCGATGGATATCATGCAATGTGCTACAACAACTGTATTCAACACACAATTAAGCGGAACAACTGGTGATTATTCTAAAACTGCAGGAAGTGATGTAGTAGTAATTACATCTGGAATTCCAAGAAAACCAGGGATGACTCGCGAAGAGTTAATCGGGATTAATGCAGGTATCGTTAAATCGGTAGCTGATAACGTATTAACGCATTCTCCAAATGCAATTATTGTAGTAGTGTCAAATCCAATGGATACTATGACTTATTTAACATTAAAAGCAACAGGATTACCTAAAAATAGAGTAATTGGAATGGGTGGTGCTTTAGATAGCTCACGTTTTAAATATTACTTATCAAAAGCATTAGATAAACCAGCTAATGATGTTCAAGGTATGGTAATTGGAGGTCACGGTGATACAACAATGATTCCATTAACAAGATTGGCTTCGTACAATGGAGTTCCAGTTTCTAATTTCTTATCTCAAGCTGAGTTAGATAAAGTAGCTGCTGATACTATGGTAGGAGGTGCAACTTTAACTGGTTTATTAGGAACTTCTGCTTGGTATGCTCCAGGAGCTTCTGTGGCATATTTAGTTGATAGCATTTTAAACGATCAAAAACGTATGATTCCATGTTCAGTATTCTTAGAAGGTGAGTACGGACAAGAAGATATTTGTATGGGTGTACCATGTATTATCGGAAAAAATGGTGTTGAAAAAATTGTTGATGTACAATTAAATGATGCTGAAAAAGCATTGTTTGCGAAAAGTGCAGATGCAGTTCGTAATATGAATGCAGATTTAAAATCAGTATTATAA
- a CDS encoding DUF6588 family protein produces the protein MRNSVIAIGLVVAFFFTQKSKAQTVNEQIGYLLTDALFYSDQYITPATDAAVYQASSSWMNSAKKKEKWKFDLGIHVNTFFVPKKDREFKISNSDFQFFQIENAETAVVPTTLGNDNQIYLVGDLDGQQVRFKTPEGINQEVVVYPYLQASLGLPYGFEVVGRYSTRTKLKKGDYQVYGFGLKHNFSQYFKKLEEKKINISFLTVYSNEEIRFDFLDVQTATFGNLGLDSFSSKINTFHFQFAVSKEIKDFEIIGSFITNVSDFNFKVYSDSSEPSLFVDPINQLIPQLEETKWNAMGEISGRYQISKFYVQSSIAFGKFVNGNIGVQYQF, from the coding sequence ATGCGTAATTCGGTAATTGCAATAGGATTAGTTGTAGCTTTCTTTTTTACTCAAAAAAGTAAGGCGCAAACTGTAAATGAACAAATAGGGTATCTGTTAACAGATGCCCTTTTCTATTCTGATCAATACATAACTCCAGCTACGGATGCAGCGGTTTATCAAGCTTCCTCTTCTTGGATGAATTCAGCAAAAAAGAAAGAAAAATGGAAATTTGATTTAGGGATACATGTAAATACATTCTTCGTCCCTAAAAAAGATAGAGAATTTAAAATAAGTAATAGCGATTTTCAGTTTTTTCAAATTGAAAATGCAGAAACAGCTGTGGTTCCAACTACCTTAGGAAATGATAATCAAATTTATTTAGTAGGTGACTTAGATGGTCAACAAGTGCGATTTAAAACTCCTGAAGGAATAAATCAAGAAGTTGTGGTGTATCCTTATTTGCAAGCAAGTTTAGGATTACCTTATGGTTTTGAAGTAGTAGGAAGGTATTCTACTCGTACAAAACTTAAAAAAGGAGATTATCAGGTTTATGGCTTTGGATTAAAACATAACTTTAGTCAGTATTTTAAAAAATTAGAAGAAAAGAAAATCAATATTTCATTTCTTACCGTTTACTCAAATGAGGAAATCCGTTTTGATTTTTTAGATGTACAAACGGCAACATTTGGGAATTTAGGACTCGATAGTTTTAGTAGTAAAATTAATACTTTCCATTTTCAATTTGCTGTTTCAAAGGAAATTAAAGATTTTGAGATAATCGGAAGTTTTATAACAAATGTTAGTGATTTTAATTTCAAAGTATATAGTGATAGTTCAGAACCATCACTTTTTGTAGACCCAATAAATCAACTAATTCCTCAGCTAGAGGAAACGAAATGGAATGCTATGGGAGAAATTTCAGGTAGATATCAAATAAGCAAATTTTATGTGCAAAGTTCAATTGCTTTTGGTAAATTTGTAAACGGAAATATTGGAGTACAATATCAATTTTAA